The Onthophagus taurus isolate NC chromosome 6, IU_Otau_3.0, whole genome shotgun sequence region gataaaaaaaaattataaccccAAATGCaattacccttacaaaaatgtaaataattaaaaaaataatactttgaATTGTCaagacaacaaaaaaaaagttaacaattaatatatcagattttagaagttgagtaacTCTAACTTCTCTGATCAAAATTcagattttatacaaaaaaataatgaagttaatgttcacataaaacaaaaaaatacaacttagCCTTAATCTTCTACGGGCCCAAACAGCATCCCACGGTTCCAATTCCAATCCAATTCAGAATAATCTTCTCCAAACAGATAACAAAGGTACCAAGATATTGAGGTTATGGATGACCCAAATCTGTCATCAACAGATTTCAAATGGCTTTCAAACGACCTTCGATGGCGTAGTTTCAAGATGACGTTCTAAAAATTCCTCCACTAAAATTCTTTATCAAGGGGAAGATGATCTCGTCGATTGGTGGGTTGATAATCGTTCAACACGATTAAGACATTCCACGGAGGACCAAAACTACCGTAAACGCCTCCAATAAAATAACCTTCGTTGAAACGATGATGGCGTCGCTGTTAACGTACGTGATCCAGTTTTATATCCGCAATTGCGACGTCGAAATTTATCGACTAATAAAAGATACGGAAGTCCACAAATCCCATCAAATGGTCGAAGAACAATCCCAGTAACAACCAAACTCAATGATTGATTCTTCAAAAGGACTAAACCATTCTAAAATTTAACTGAACCACTAACGACAGTGAGACAAGATCTTCTCGAGACCACGACCTTTCTACGTCTCTCCCAAATCGCGACCGGAAATTTAACGTTCCGCATTCATCCGACCAATCAAAAAGAAGCACGCAACAACTCCACTAAAAAAAGGCGCGAACTATTAGAATATGAATACGGAAAATAACGATTTAAAGAACGAAATCTAAGAAATTGAATAACCTCAAACGGAACCGTTACAAATCGTAtcagaaagaaaaaaagtatcAGGcagatgaaataataaaaagtgctgggcatgaagttatacgccttCCTCCCTATCATTGTGAATTTAATgcaatagagatgatatgggTTCATACTAAGAAGTATTATGAACAGCACATGGGACGGGATTGTTACGGTGACGATAAAGTGCGAAATATGTGGGAAGAAGCACAGGAACTGGTATGAGTGTGACAAGCTACTAGACATTGCTGTTGACGAACTAGTAATAAGGATAGGTGGTTCTGATTCAACCAGCAGCGACTCCgaagattaaataaattaaagatttagaATCTTCATAGAAGTATTTAACAAATGAGAGTAttgtaaagaaaattgttaaatttataataaactatttattttatccCCATCTGTTTCAATTAGATATTAAAGTAAAAGattgtattataattaattattaaattatagtttaataattaatagtttTCAATGTATTATAtcgaaatataattaataaccgGAAGTTAGACAACCAAACACACTTCACTATGTGATTTaaaactatacagggtgagtcagaaagaatgggaaatccgaataccggagacactagaccccaaaataatatgttttcgagcataagaaatacgaatttgttttgtgattacTCGTAGAGGGCGTTAGACACACACTGCacgtttgagatatcaagtcatGACTATTTTGTCAGTTGAGGTATGGTGAATTAGAACCAGAAATCTGAAGGAGCTTTCAattctacacaaaaaaggcAGTCTTGCTTACATTGTCTAAGTCTACTGATTTCCAAGTtatctgcttttaattgtttcaaagtaattttaaggttaacatttaaaatcaataacacacaGTAACAATAGCAATtagtaacgataataatcgataacaataagaattaattaataacaatagaatattgtgactatattcaaaaatccagtggatttaaatctggatttctcactattagaaaactcattacgtcgtggcattttcaaattggtaataactttattgttcgtaaaaatgattattgcacGCAAGCAATTGTCGTAACATGAGCGGAAAAATAAGCCAACTttgcttatgttaaaaaataaaaatttttgaagaaaaaatacatttaaacatttaaaagtaaattattcGAAAACCGATAGACTTAGACAATTTAAATAAGAGTACTTTTTTTCTGTAAAATTGAATGCTCTTTATGATTTGTAGCTCTTATTGGTCGTAGCTCCACAGccaaaaaacttatgatttgatttatcgAACGAGCAGTGTttatctagcgccctctacgagcaataacaaaacaagttttaaattcgtatttctcatgctcgaaaacataaaactaccaaattttatgttaatagtacaaaaactttcaaaattatcaagaaatttcgaaataagaatttaactttcaacaccctatgtctcgaaaaccactgacatttgtataagagatgttacgttaaatcatcatattttggtgtttaATATCTCCGGTATTcagatttcccattctttctgactcaccctgtataaagatTATGAATAGTCTTGATTTGACCCTGCAGTACCGATTTGATTCATGCGGCGAAAATTGATGACACAGTGGACTTCTTTCGACGGATGGCCTATACTAttcttatttatcatttatatttacaagataaagatatttcagtcgtttgacagatcaattgatacacaatGTATTAACAGTCTATTATtacacatttggtagaaacaattctatctaacgacaCTTAATTGTGGTTATGCATCGAAAGCCTAAGAAACAaggttttcatccgaaaatatattgtaatctcaacaagtttagtgaaaataactttttattttgtgcgtgggtataaattaaacaatttcaggttaggatttaatacgaaaatgcatggttaacattgcttataacctcacaaaacaaaacgtcaaatcgcaactttaaacagatttttcggtaagtactatACTTTAGTTATATCTACATGTTCCCGTGAGAACTTATAAAGAAGATACGCTGTTTCTGGAAAAGAGATGATAAGGACATTCCATCGTTCATTCCTGAAGCAGATGTTTTACTtagaattaagtttaatttcttttagtaaATTCTTTTCCATTGTTAGGAATTAGAATTAGTTTAACCTCCGACTTGTTAAGAtcgttataataaataaagttaatttttaaaaagaaactctTGCGGTGTTATTAGAAAACTGGCGCAGTCAGTAGGATTATCGAGATTGGTGTATCGTACAACAATTTTCGTATCTTCGATTAATCGGTAATTCGAACAGTGATATCGGTGACCGGACATTGAATCGTTCAACATCTGGACTCACGGATTTCACGGGATTTGGAACATCATCGTCCACATCCGCAGGAAGGACCCCCAAATCAATCAAGGTACAAGGCAATTTCCTATAGAAACACCGTTATGAGAATCACTTTAGTTTTGTAAGTACATTTCATTTATGTCAGTTGACGATTTGCTCAATAATTTACAAAGACTCACACTGTCTTCAGAAGAATTTCTTACTATAAATTCCTTAACAAATTCCGTAATCACAAACGTTACAAACActccaaatttaaatttggaaatggCTGTTAAACCAGAATATTTAAATTGCGTTCCTCAATTTGCTGGAAACCCGAATGAATTGATTCGCTACATACAAACTTGCCAAAGTTTAATTACCGCATTTTATGACGTAAGTAAACCtaacgattttcaaaatatttatttactacATTCTTTAATTGGTAAATTAACCGGAAATGCTAGATTAGtagtaaatattcaaaacgtCTCCACCTGGGAGTCTTTAAAAATCACTCTTCAACGTAATTTTGTAGACCAAAGAGACGAAGCTTGTTTAAATACAGACCTAGTTATGTTACGACAAAATAGTAACGAACAACCCCATCAATTTTATGACCGTTGTttacacattttaaatttaatttgctcGTATGTAGACATGCATGAACACACGGAACCCGCGAACGCTTTAAAACGAAATCTTTACAATAAGTTAAcacttaaaacatttttatctggATTAAAAGAACCCTTGGGAACCACTATACGTTGCATGCGTCCTACCAACCTAAACGAAGCTCTTCAATTTATTGGAGAttcataaacataaaaagaacaacaaacttaatgttattaatgaccaaatttataataatgacAAACCATTGTTTAATTATCTTATTTAGGATGTAcaagattttttgaattttatgtttttgtatttgttaaatatttccgcAGTCTTGAAACTAGTTACCCTGATGTTTGCTTTTCATATATTCTTTCTTTGTCCTTGGGGGGggtcttttcctttttttcctGTTTTTCGTTCCTTTTGGAATGCATTTGGTTTCACCTTCAGTGTCTTTCAATCCTCCAAATGAACAAaccaaatttaatgttaaaccttatatgtttttttacaatttaattttaatgtttgatttgttatttatatttttataggtAAGACTCTCTTTCTGTTAGTCTCtaatacagggtggttcagtttttaatcgggaaactttactaggacgtagtacttgccaaaataacacaagttttttatataaacatagggtcgcaactcttttgttttcgagctatgagcgatcaaagttgagctaaaaatttacatttttttatttatttcggctataagtaaaccgaagaatttgaaatttggtatgtatttactactggttaacatcttgttttctagcataccttaagcttccctagcgccctctaaggggatgaaattcaccacccccttggttctttttagaagaactttttaacgccatggagtattaacataaaaaaatattggttataaagctcattctttaatggtacttttttgtctctttagttttttttctaaaattgatagtttttgtgtaaaaaaatggaatgtCGTGCCATGTACCGCCATGCTTAGCTAAAATTACTCTAAAAGTTGgctttgattttcaaaaaacaatttatgtttgtaTTGAGACGAGCTGTTAGTTACGTTAAATCCTCTTAATTGTTgacaattattgaaaatatttcttgattgttattaagtaaaagtatcattatttttttattgttgatcattgtttaaaaaactaCGAAAAATTGATCATGCCACGATTATTTTCGACAGAAGAATACGCAgacattcattttatttatggtttttgtgaTGGAAATGCGGAAGCGGCATCTAGAGAATACGCTAGAAGGTTTCCTAATAGAAGATGTCCTGATCCTCAGGTATTTATCAATACACATCAACGTTTTCGACAATATGGTTTAAATACCCAGCAAGTacgaaataatcaaaataacagaaaccaaagagcaattttaaacctttttgatAATGACAGCACATTAAGCAGTCGCATAGCTGCTAGACTACTTCAAGCTCAAAATTTACGAGTCTCAAGAAGTACAATTTTACGAACTCTGAAGAAGGACCACAGGAACCACCCTATCGTTTTCAACCTGTACAAAATTTAAGACCTGAAGATGGTCCTAAAATAGTAACTTTCTGTAGGTGGTTTGTACAGTCTGTTGAACGTgaccaaaatttttgtaagaaGATTTTGTGGACAGATGAAGCCACGTTTACAAGAAAGGGTGTCGTAAATTACCATAACTTACATAGTTGGGAgcatgaaaatccccatgcaatacGTCCAAAAACCTACCAAACAGAGTTTAGTTTTAATGTGTGGATGGGTGTCATTAATAATAACCTCTGTGGGCCTTATTTTTTGCCACCTCGTTTGAACGCaacgatgtttttaaattttttgcaaaacgatTTGGCGGAATGTTTATCGGACGTTCCTCTAGGTGATCTGGAGCAACATTGGCTTCAGATGGATGGGGCACCATCGCATTACAGCGCTAACGTACGTGCATGGTGTAACGCACGTTATGGACATAGACGGATAGGACGACTAGGTCCTGTCAATTATCAAGAGGCAAACCGAGGTCCCGTTGCCTGGCCACCAAGGTCTCCTGATCTTAacgttttagatttttttgtgtgGGGCTATATGAAAAATCTAGTTTACGCCGCTCCTATAAACACTCGGGAAGAACTGTtgggaaaaataaaagacgCTGCTAACACTTTAAGGAACAATGCGTTTCAAATATTAGCAGCAGTTAATTCTGTTGTTACAAGATGCCAAAAATGCATTGATAACAATGGCatgcattttgaacaatttttaaattaattgtgtttatttttgtaatgagtttttttgataaatttgtttcattttgattcttaattagttttctgtttgttttttaacatttttctcttgtaatttccattttttagtatactatttaatttattattaaatgttactTATCTTTCGaatgattattttaacttaaatttaattaaattttttattactttaatgaGAAAACAAGTCAAGAGACGAAATCGTAaataatttgtgttattgtgTTAGCCCAAAATCCTGGTAAGTTTACGTCTTCCATAgccaacttaaaattttgttttttatttgtaggTAGCGCTTTGCCGCGCAatgtaacatattttatttttttatgcaaaaactatcaattttaagagaaaaactaaagagacaaaaaagaaccactaaaGAATGAGCTGTACAACCCATATTTCTCTATGTTAATATTGCattgcgttaaaaagttcttctaaaaagaaccaagggggtggtgaatttcatccccttagagggcgctagggaagcttaaggtatgctagaaaacaagatgttaaccagtagtaaatacataccaaatttcaaattcttcggTTTACTTACACCTagccgaaataaataataaaatgtaaatttttagctcaactttgatcgctcatagctcgaaaacaaaagagttgcgaccctatatttatataaaaaacttgtgttattttggcaagtactacgtcctagtaaagtttcccgattaaaaactgaaccaccctgtatatttaattttatttccttttttgtctTAGATTTAACGTAATTTTAACGCCatttgaaaagattttattatatcttgaatTCATTTTAACATGGTTTTTCCTTTGGaaaactattattttttatatgctTTGCTTGGTTTGTGATCCTTCTTACGGTTCCTGACGGTGagttcttcttttttaatatgttcagagttcacttttcatttttaattctagttatttgattttaaatgttaccaTAAGATTAATATCTAAtgtgattttcattattttaatagCTTGTCGCTGAAGATGGGAATAATTTCCTGAAACATGTACGactgtatatttaaataaagcaagtagaagttatttattatttattaatattattgtattacCCAGATTTCTAAATTAGACCAACATTAAGTGtggttttgaattattttaatttcagaaAGGTTGAAGAATATGAGTTACAAACATCAAAGTGGTAGTGCGAAGCGTAAAAAGGCATTACTAAgggaaaatgaaaaagaaaaacaaaaaaacgcAATGTTGGCATTCCTTAGAAAGGAGCCAGAAAATCAGCAAGATCTCCCGGAATCACCATTAGAAGATGCTGAAGATGAGGAAATGGATACTCTAACCAGCAATACCATTGAGGTACAAGAACACGAACACGCTGACGATGATGATAGCGTTATAGTAAGTGACTTATTGGGAATTGATCCAGAAACCTGACAACATAGTGAAGCTCCACTATTTCCCTGTGATCTAGCAGACTGGCCTCAACCTCAAAATATAACTTcgaattttcaagaatatttcCTTAGAAACAGACCTGAccaaaatattgacaaaataaGTGGGTGTCTAAAACAAATGGACTGTAAAAAATCTAGATGCTTACAAAGTTCAACCTTCTataaatttaaggaaaatGGCGAAAAAGCCGTTCGTGAGTGGTTGGTTTACAGTCCCAAATCGGGCTGTGTTTATTGTTATGTATGcaaacttttttcaaaaaaaggtGTAAACCTTAGTGCCGATGGCTACACTGACTGGAAAAATGCGACTCAGTACTTCAAAAACCACGAAAGGTCGTCGGAACACATAACCTGCATCAGCACAATGATTAATAGAAGTCGAATAGAGGGAAGAATAGATACAGAAATCGAAAAACGTTACTTGCAGGAACAAAACTA contains the following coding sequences:
- the LOC139430147 gene encoding uncharacterized protein produces the protein MAVKPEYLNCVPQFAGNPNELIRYIQTCQSLITAFYDVSKPNDFQNIYLLHSLIGKLTGNARLVVNIQNVSTWESLKITLQRNFVDQRDEACLNTDLVMLRQNSNEQPHQFYDRCLHILNLICSYVDMHEHTEPANALKRNLYNKLTLKTFLSGLKEPLGTTIRCMRPTNLNEALQFIGDS